The nucleotide sequence GGGTCGTTAGCCGCCCGTCCGCTCCTGGCACATCGCTAACTCGGCAAAACTGTCGCTAGATGGGTGAAAAGCGGACTTTGGGCAGCCGGGGCCTGAAGTTGACTGCTATAGATGTTGGATTGCACGCGTAGGGGATGGCAGGTCGAACGAGTCGGCACGTCCATCACGTCCAAAACCATTCTAACCGGGGGTCAATTTGCAGCGCGTTTTGATCATTGGACCCTGTGGCTCAGGCAAATCCACCCTTTCCCGGGAACTTGGGGGTCGGCTTCATCTTCCGATTTACCATATGGACCACTTGGGCTGGCTACCCGGATGGGTAGAGACCGACAAACACGAGTTGAGAGAAAAACTGGGTGCGCTCGTAGCGACTGATCGCTGGCTGATCGAGGGTAATTACGGCAGCACGCTCGATCTCCGTCTTCCGAGAGCAGACGCGATAATCTACCTCGACTTTCCCATCGGCCTCTGCCTTTGGCGCCTGATGCTGAGAGTCTTCCGACACCGTGGCACCACACGTCCGGACATGACCGAAGGCTGCCCGGAACGCTTTGACCTAGAGTTTTTCCTCTACGTCTTGTTCTGGAACCGGGGCCCGCGTCCTCGCACAGAGCAGGCACTAGAAGGTCATCAGGCCAAGATAATTCGCCTGCGCGGACCAAAAGAGCTCAAGCGGTGGCTTGCGGCACTTTGACGCGGAAGATGTCGATAAAATTGTGTCCGCAACCGGGTCGTTAGCCGCCCGTCCGCTCCTGGCTCATCGTTAGCTCGGTGAAACGGTCACGAAGTGGGTGGGAAGCGGACATTCTCCTAGCCCTTTTCAGCCAGAAGAGCCGGCATCCAGTGCAACGAGAGTGCTCTTTGCCGATCTAAGGCGAAGTGACCGCACGGGCGCGTAGTCGGCACTATTGTACCAAGCCTTAAGCGCCGCCATGTTCGGAAACTCGATGATTACCATTCGATCAGGGGTCCAATCTCTTCCCGCTTCCAAAGTTTCTGGAATTGCGCCTCGAGACAAGAACCGGCCGCCAAAGTTCGTAATGAGTGGGAGGACCGCTCGTTTGTATTCTTCAAAAGATTCGGGGTCGGTGAGCGTTTCGTCGGCAATTAGATAGGCGGGCATACGCTCTCCTCAGCAAATGCATTCCCTGAATTTCGAATTAGCCCGGGGTAGGTGCACTCGCAAGCGCCTCAGCCGGCGATAGCGGGTCAGCATTCTGACCGCTAATGACCTTTTTGCCTCCGCCGATTGCTGCCTCTTGCAGTGGGTTACCCCCTGGGGGGAAAGCAGACTTTAGCTAGAGGCCGACCGGCATAAACAGCTTCAAGCAAAAACCAGCTCGACCATTTTACACTTGTGACTGAATCTTCGAACCATCGACCTTGAGCGGCCACCAGTTCCATCCTCCTGCAAGAGTCATCAATGCAGGACCAAGCAGAGAGCGGATGATCACGGCATCGACAATCACCGCCGTGGCTAGGCCAAGACCGGTCATCTGCAGTATCACTATCCCGGAAAAGGCGAATGCGCCGAACACCACAGCCATGATCAGTGCGGCGCCGGTTATGACGGAACCGGTCGCGGCCAGGCCTTCGACAATGCTCAAAGCGTTGTCGCCGTGCCGCAGGAATGACTCTCTCATCCTGCTGATCAGGAAAATCTCATAGTCCATACTGAGACCGAAAAGTACTGCGAAGATCACTATCGGGACGCTGGTCGGGACCAGCTCCGTGGGTTCTTCCAGCCCGAAGAGGGTCGCGCCGTACCCCAACTGGAATACGAAGACCACCATTCCATAGCCTGCACCAACCGACAGAAGATTAAGTAGCATCGCCTTGAGCGCTGCCACAGGGGCACGGAACAGGACCAGCAAGAGCATTCCCGTGGCTCCCAGCACTATGCCCACGATTGCCGCGTAGCCATCTTTCATCCGCGCGTCGAAATCGTTGAAATACTGGGCTTGTCCACCGACTTCGACGAAAAGTGATCGATCATCGAGCCAATAGGGGATTTCATCGGCCAATTGTCGCAATTCCGCGAGATCGGTCTTGGTCGACGGGACAACGCGAAGCAGTATCTTGTCCTTGGCGTCATTTGTCATTTGATCTGCGCTTGGCATGCCAAATGGCGTGTATCGTGTGCCGGGCGTAAGGCTCGGGCTGAGAACTTCGGACACGCGGGGATCGGTTCCGATCTTGGCAATGAACTGCGAAAGCGCTTCTGTTCGCTCAAGGGAGATGACCGGCCGGCCGGACGCGTCGGATACGATTATGAAAACGGGCGATACGAGCCCCTTGGCACCGAGATCCTCAAGCATCGTCAGGCCCCGTGCGGATTCCAGCTCCTCGGGGAGGAAGTCGTCTTCCGGGAAGCCGAAGACAGTCTGCATTGCAGGGGCCGCGAGCAGGGCCATAATGCAGAGACTTGAGAAGATAGCCGTCAGGGGTCGTTTCACGACTATCTGACCCCACGAGGTCCAACGTGTGCCAGCTTGAGGAGGCATTCTGATGCGCAACATACGCGGCCAATCGAGCACGTTCGGAGCAATTAGAGAAAGAAGAGCAGGAAGGAGAGTGAGGGCGCTTGCGACACTGAAGATGACAGCGCAAAGTCCGCCGAGCCCGATGGACCGTGTCTGCATCAAAGGCGTCAGGAGCAATCCTCCCATTCCTATCGCAACCACCGTGCCGCTATAGAGGACGACCTTTCCGGAGTTCGCCATAGCCTTAAGCATCGCTGCCTCGCGCGCGATTTTGGCAGACTTGTGGTCACGGTCCGCCGCGTCATTCCCGAGCTCTCGGCGGTAGCGATGATAAATGAACAGCGCATAGTCGATCCCCAGCGCGAGAGAGATCATCGTCGTAATGCTCTGTGCGAGATTCGAAACTTCCCATTCCCCGGCAATAACCAAGATAGAAGCGAATGCTGCGGTTCGAGCGGCAATTGCCAAGACGATCGGGAGGATGGCTGACAGAATTGTTCCGAACGTTAGGAGAAGGACTGTCGAAGTCAGGGGAATGGCTCTGAGCTCCGCGTCGGCGCTGTCGCGCGCGCTGAAGATATTGATATCGTAGGTCAGTGCAGCGCGACCAGTGATTGCCCATTCGAGATGCGACATTGAACTTGCGACATCGGAGAATAGGCGATCGATCTTGGCCCGGACCAGTGGGACCTGCTGCTCGGTTGCGAGTGAGTTATCCAAACGGAAGTTGATGATAAGGGCCTGCGTGCTTCCGTCCCCGCTATCCTCCACAATGTCTGTGGCGGGGATCACGCGGTCGATCGTTTCTAACTGGGCCAGAGTCTCATCGACACGTTCGGCGATCTCGTCAGCGGCGGCAGCCCGGCCGACAAGGTCTTGCGAGTGATAGACCAACACCAAGGATTGGCCCTCGCTGACCTCGAATTCGGATACCAACTGAGAATCTACTCTTTGTGAGACGCTACCTTCGATCTTGCCCGATCCGCTGAGCAAACGATCCGACATTTGAGGAATAGCAAGGGCGGCTGCCAAGCAGACGATTGTCCAGCCAGCAATCACCAGCCAGGGTTTGCGCCAGCAAATCAGGCCAAGGCGTGCCACCCGATCGCTGGAGATGTCGCTCGAGCGAACCGCACTCTCCATCCGAGTCCCTCCCTAGATGTCCCGTGGATCGACTACCGGTCCGGGAAGGAGCAGCGGTCGGCCTGCGAGCTCCCGCGCCATAATCGAAAACGGAATGAGGGGCGCAAATACTTTGGGCACATCCCGCCACAATGCACCCGGGAGTAAAGATTGAGGTGGCAGGAGGATGTGACAATGATCGACATTCGCCGCCCGCCCCTTCTGCGCTATTGCAGAAAACAGCTTGCGGGCAGCGGTTTCATCCGCCGCGTGACCATCGAACACGAGCCATGATCGGAGCGTTCCGCCGATTTTTGGCACATGCGGCATGCCGATCCGGCGCGCCAGACTCCCGCCGAAGAACTTGCTGGCTAGCTTGAGGGGTGTCGGCAGCCCGACAACAACTTCTTCGAGTATATCCTTGGTCGTCCAGATGGAGCAGCTTGCGGCGGGGCCTGAAGCGCAACGGAATGAACCAATCATCTGGTCGGAGTCGAAAGCTTCGCAAGCATGGCATTGCAGCACGGCGTCCTTACGAAACCGGAGGTAGCTGGCTCGTGTCTCCTCTGCAGGCACAACTACCAGGTCATCTGCTCCACTTCGACGGAAAGTGGGATAGGCGAGCAGGCTGAACGCTGGCGCCGAGTCTGCGCCGATCCATTCCCGCGCCATCGCCTGGATCGCGCGGTTGTCTCCCATTGAATAGGCGATCCCGATTTCTGCCTTCGGCTTTGCCCACTCGATCAGCGTTTCGGTTAGCAGACGACCGACCCCTTCGCGGCGGTAAGCCGGATCGACCCTGAAGTCGTAAAGCATGAGAGAACGTGTCTCTGAACCTTCCCAGCTCACGTCCTTGATCGCCCCGCCACCGACCGCGATCAGTTGGCCCCTGTGCCATGCGCCGATAAGTCTGGCTTCAGGAAACGCATCCGTCCTTCGGCGAAATGATTCCCGCTCAAACACGATTCTGAACGCACGCCCCTGAGGGCACCGGCGTTCCAATTCCAGAGCAGCGCTGTCTTCATGTGGGCCGACTTCCCGAACGCGGATGTCGGCTGCGGCCATCATGCAAGGGAGCCCGCTTCGAAATGCGAATAGATGAAGCCTCGATCAGATGCCCTTAAAACGTCCGATAATTCGGGATCGACATTGAAGCGATAGTCCTGGCCGAAGCGCCTGGGAGCGAGCAGATTGCGGTGAGCGATCCTGGCACCTGGCTTCGCAACCCTGAC is from Qipengyuania gaetbuli and encodes:
- a CDS encoding P-loop NTPase family protein; translation: MDHLGWLPGWVETDKHELREKLGALVATDRWLIEGNYGSTLDLRLPRADAIIYLDFPIGLCLWRLMLRVFRHRGTTRPDMTEGCPERFDLEFFLYVLFWNRGPRPRTEQALEGHQAKIIRLRGPKELKRWLAAL
- a CDS encoding DUF1330 domain-containing protein, translated to MPAYLIADETLTDPESFEEYKRAVLPLITNFGGRFLSRGAIPETLEAGRDWTPDRMVIIEFPNMAALKAWYNSADYAPVRSLRLRSAKSTLVALDAGSSG
- a CDS encoding MMPL family transporter, whose product is MESAVRSSDISSDRVARLGLICWRKPWLVIAGWTIVCLAAALAIPQMSDRLLSGSGKIEGSVSQRVDSQLVSEFEVSEGQSLVLVYHSQDLVGRAAAADEIAERVDETLAQLETIDRVIPATDIVEDSGDGSTQALIINFRLDNSLATEQQVPLVRAKIDRLFSDVASSMSHLEWAITGRAALTYDINIFSARDSADAELRAIPLTSTVLLLTFGTILSAILPIVLAIAARTAAFASILVIAGEWEVSNLAQSITTMISLALGIDYALFIYHRYRRELGNDAADRDHKSAKIAREAAMLKAMANSGKVVLYSGTVVAIGMGGLLLTPLMQTRSIGLGGLCAVIFSVASALTLLPALLSLIAPNVLDWPRMLRIRMPPQAGTRWTSWGQIVVKRPLTAIFSSLCIMALLAAPAMQTVFGFPEDDFLPEELESARGLTMLEDLGAKGLVSPVFIIVSDASGRPVISLERTEALSQFIAKIGTDPRVSEVLSPSLTPGTRYTPFGMPSADQMTNDAKDKILLRVVPSTKTDLAELRQLADEIPYWLDDRSLFVEVGGQAQYFNDFDARMKDGYAAIVGIVLGATGMLLLVLFRAPVAALKAMLLNLLSVGAGYGMVVFVFQLGYGATLFGLEEPTELVPTSVPIVIFAVLFGLSMDYEIFLISRMRESFLRHGDNALSIVEGLAATGSVITGAALIMAVVFGAFAFSGIVILQMTGLGLATAVIVDAVIIRSLLGPALMTLAGGWNWWPLKVDGSKIQSQV
- a CDS encoding GNAT family N-acetyltransferase; its protein translation is MMAAADIRVREVGPHEDSAALELERRCPQGRAFRIVFERESFRRRTDAFPEARLIGAWHRGQLIAVGGGAIKDVSWEGSETRSLMLYDFRVDPAYRREGVGRLLTETLIEWAKPKAEIGIAYSMGDNRAIQAMAREWIGADSAPAFSLLAYPTFRRSGADDLVVVPAEETRASYLRFRKDAVLQCHACEAFDSDQMIGSFRCASGPAASCSIWTTKDILEEVVVGLPTPLKLASKFFGGSLARRIGMPHVPKIGGTLRSWLVFDGHAADETAARKLFSAIAQKGRAANVDHCHILLPPQSLLPGALWRDVPKVFAPLIPFSIMARELAGRPLLLPGPVVDPRDI